The Pseudofrankia inefficax genome window below encodes:
- a CDS encoding sensor histidine kinase produces the protein MQLGASRDRLADALIGVAAAAGLLVDHALSRPGDATTPWQVLIAVVTGLALAGRRRLPVTSFAVTVTLVLLGLPMLHATRAAVTTTMVAAATIAHQGPRKISVVVGLALVPCVGLGVVLSRTDDAGWATFVAYTVVVLAAVAAGDAWRWRQETTRARAAALQARQAADAQARYDANRLRLARDLHDSVGHALVAINTQAGVAAHLHSRDADPGLVDALREIKLASAVALDELRATVRALRTDVRGTTSGSPLAMEAGSALTAEGIEALSRPLRAQGLVVEIVGSPATAAIPAGVAEAGYRIVQESLTNVLRHASATRVRVELDHGPDAVGIVVHDDGLGRSTPVTPKAGHGLVGMTERAEALGGTLTAGPGAGGWLVRARLPAVPPAGVNPPAISVL, from the coding sequence ATGCAGCTGGGAGCCTCGCGGGACCGTCTGGCCGACGCGCTGATCGGCGTGGCGGCGGCGGCCGGCCTGCTCGTCGACCATGCGCTGAGCCGGCCTGGCGACGCGACGACGCCCTGGCAGGTGCTGATCGCCGTCGTCACCGGCCTCGCGCTCGCCGGCCGGCGCCGTCTGCCGGTGACGTCGTTCGCGGTCACCGTGACCCTCGTCCTTCTCGGTCTGCCGATGCTGCACGCGACCCGCGCCGCCGTCACGACGACGATGGTGGCCGCCGCGACCATCGCCCATCAGGGGCCGCGGAAGATCTCCGTCGTCGTCGGCCTCGCCCTGGTGCCGTGCGTCGGCCTCGGCGTCGTCCTCTCCAGGACCGACGACGCCGGATGGGCGACGTTCGTGGCCTACACCGTGGTCGTGCTCGCCGCGGTCGCGGCCGGGGACGCCTGGCGGTGGCGGCAGGAGACGACCCGCGCCCGGGCCGCCGCCCTCCAGGCCCGCCAGGCCGCGGACGCGCAGGCGCGCTACGACGCGAACAGGTTGCGGCTCGCCAGGGACCTGCACGACAGCGTCGGGCACGCGCTCGTGGCGATCAACACCCAGGCCGGGGTCGCCGCGCACCTGCACAGCCGGGACGCCGACCCGGGGCTGGTGGACGCGCTGCGTGAGATCAAGCTGGCCTCCGCGGTGGCGCTGGACGAGCTGCGGGCGACGGTCCGCGCGCTGCGCACCGACGTTCGGGGCACGACGAGCGGCTCCCCGCTCGCCATGGAGGCTGGTTCCGCCCTCACCGCGGAGGGCATCGAGGCACTCAGCCGGCCGCTTCGGGCACAGGGGCTCGTCGTGGAGATCGTCGGGTCGCCGGCGACCGCCGCGATTCCGGCCGGTGTCGCCGAGGCGGGCTACCGCATCGTGCAGGAGAGCCTGACCAACGTGCTGCGCCACGCCAGCGCCACCCGGGTCCGGGTCGAGCTCGACCACGGGCCCGACGCGGTGGGCATCGTCGTGCACGACGACGGCCTCGGGCGCTCGACCCCGGTCACGCCGAAGGCTGGGCACGGCCTCGTCGGGATGACCGAACGGGCCGAGGCGCTCGGCGGCACCCTGACGGCCGGGCCAGGCGCCGGCGGCTGGCTGGTCCGCGCGCGGCTGCCCGCGGTCCCGCCGGCCGGCGTGAACCCCCCAGCCATCAGCGTGCTGTGA